The following proteins are co-located in the Betta splendens chromosome 9, fBetSpl5.4, whole genome shotgun sequence genome:
- the ap1b1 gene encoding AP-1 complex subunit beta-1 isoform X5: MQEWANQLCENRQFGSKMTDSKYFTTTKKGEIFELKAELNSDKKEKKKEAVKKVIASMTVGKDVSALFPDVVNCMQTDNLELKKLVYLYLMNYAKSQPDMAIMAVNTFVKDCEDPNPLIRALAVRTMGCIRVDKITEYLCEPLRKCLKDEDPYVRKTAAVCVAKLHDINAQLVEDQGFLDTLKDLISDSNPMVVANAVAALSEIAESHPNSNLLDLNPQTINKLLTALNECTEWGQIFILDCLANYTPRDDRESQSICERVTPRLSHANSAVVLSAVKVLMKFMEMLPKDLDYYGTLLKKLAPPLVTLLSAEPELQYVALRNINLIVQRRPEILKHEMKVFFVKYNDPIYVKLEKLDIMIRLASQANIAQVLAELKEYATEVDVDFVRKAVRAIGRCAIKVEQSAERCVSTLLDLIQTKVNYVVQEAIVVIKDIFRKYPNKYESVIATLCENLDSLDEPEARAAMIWIVGEYAERIDNADELLESFLEGFHDESTQVQLQLLTAIVKLFLKKPTETQELVQQVLSLATQDSDNPDLRDRGYIYWRLLSTDPVAAKEVVLAEKPLISEETDLIEPTLLEELICHIGTLASVYHKPPSAFVEGSRGVQHKRLPGSAGSGESVESPDTGTAAAVASEAPPAVIPSQGDLLGDLLNLDLTPPTTTGPPPPSSGLQMGAMDLLGGGLDSLMGDESEPPPIPLRMDSQSPQLSHQSPSPPDYSPTELGGDLGGSPAMGTGFGATPAAMPASFNAPVSSGLDDLFDLGGGVGMPMGAYSPPKTVWLPAMKGKGLEISGTFARRAGVIQIEMTLTNKAMSVMSDFAIQFNRNSFGLAPAGPLQVLTPLSPNQSIEVTLPLNTVGPVMKMDPLNNLQVAVKNNIDVFYFSCQYPISMLFVEDGKMERQVFLATWKDIPNENESQFQIKDCHLNSDAASNKLQGSNIFTIAKRTVDGQDMLYQSMKLTNGIWVLAELRVQAGNPNFTVSLKCRAPEVSQCVFQGYETVLKN; encoded by the exons ATGCAGGAATGGGCCAACCAGCTATGC GAGAATCGACAATTTGGATCCAAGATGACTGACTCTAAGTATTTCACGACCACCAAGAAAG GTGAAATCTTTGAGCTCAAGGCAGAGCTGAACAGCGataagaaagagaagaagaaggaggctgTGAAGAAGGTCATTGCATCTATGACAGTTGGCAAGGATGTCAG TGCTCTATTCCCAGATGTTGTGAActgcatgcagacagacaacCTGGAACTGAAAAAGCTGGTTTACCTGTATCTGATGAACTATGCAAAGAGCCAGCCAGACATGGCCATCATGGCTGTTAACACCTTTGTGAAG GACTGTGAAGACCCTAATCCTCTTATCCGTGCTCTGGCTGTTCGTACAATGGGCTGCATTCGTGTGGACAAGATTACAGAGTACCTCTGTGAGCCACTTAGGAAATGTCTGAAAGATGAAGACCCATATGTAAGGaagactgctgctgtgtgcgtaGCAAAGCTCCATGATATCAATGCCCAGTTGGTGGAGGACCAGGGCTTCCTGGACACCCTTAAGGACCTCATCTCTGACTCCAACCCTATG GTTGTAGCAAATGCAGTGGCAGCGCTGTCTGAAATAGCAGAGTCTCACCCCAACAGTAACCTACTGGACCTAAACCCTCAGACCATCAATAAGTTACTGACAGCTTTAAATGAGTGTACAGAATGGGGACAGATATTCATTCTTGACTGTCTGGCCAATTACACGCCTCGTGATGATCGTGAGTCCCAAAG CATCTGTGAGCGTGTGACCCCACGACTGTCTCATGCCAACTCTGCAGTGGTTTTGTCAGCAGTAAAAGTTCTAATGAAATTCATGGAGATGCTGCCCAAAGACCTGGATTATTATGGCACTCTGCTCAAGAAGCTCGCCCCTCCACTGGTTACTCTTCTCTCTGCTGAGCCTGAGTTACAATACGTGGCTCTTAGAAACATCAACCTCATTGTACAAAGACG cccTGAAATCCTGAAGCATGAGATGAAGGTTTTCTTTGTAAAGTACAACGATCCAATCTATGTCAAGTTGGAGAAACTGGACATCATGATTCGCCTCGCATCACAGGCTAACATTGCACAG GTCCTGGCAGAGCTGAAGGAATACGCCACTGAGGTGGATGTGGACTTTGTCCGTAAAGCAGTCAGAGCCATTGGCCGCTGTGCCATCAAAGTAGAG CAATCAGCAGAGCGTTGTGTCAGCACTCTGCTAGACCTCATCCAGACCAAGGTGAACTATGTGGTGCAGGAGGCCATTGTGGTAATCAAGGACATCTTCCGCAAGTATCCCAACAA GTATGAGAGCGTCATCGCCACTCTCTGTGAAAACCTGGACTCCCTGGATGAACCGGAGGCACGTGCCGCCATGATCTGGATTGTGGGAGAGTATGCCGAACGCATCGACAATGCTGATGAGCTGCTTGAAAGCTTTTTGGAGGGTTTTCACGATGAAAGCACTCAG GTGCAATTGCAGCTGCTGACGGCAATTGTGAAGTTGTTCTTAAAAAAACCAACTGAGACCCAGGAGCTGGTGCAGCAGGTGCTGAGTCTGGCCACACAG GACTCTGATAACCCAGACCTCAGGGATCGTGGCTACATCTACTGGCGCCTGCTCTCCACCGACCCGGTGGCAGCCAAGGAGGTTGTTCTGGCTGAGAAGCCGCTCATCTCTGAGGAGACTGATCTGATTGAGCCCACACTGCTGGAGGAGCTCATTTGTCACATTGGCACCCTGGCCTCTGTATACCACAAGCCACCAAGTGCCTTTGTGGAGGGCAGCCGTGGAGTTCAGCACAAGAGGCTTCCTGGCAGTGCTGGATC TGGGGAAAGTGTCGAGAGCCCAGACACaggtactgctgctgctgtcgcttcAGAAGCACCCCCTGCTGTCATCCCATCTCAAGGAGACCTCCTGGGAGATCTGCTGAATCTGGATCTGACACCTCCTACTACCACTGGACCTCCACCCCCCTCTTCTGGTTTGCAGATGGGTGCAATGGACCTTCTTGGAGGGGGTTTGGACAGCTTG ATGGGGGATGAGTCTGAGCCG CCGCCCATTCCCCTGCGGATGGACAGTCAGTCACCTCAGCTCTCACATCAATCCCCATCGCCCCCAGATTACAGCCCCACAGAG CTTGGGGGAGACCTTGGAGGAAGTCCTGCT ATGGGGACCGGTTTTGGTGCTACTCCAGCTGCGATGCCCGCCTCTTTTAATGCTCCTGTTAGCAGTGGTCTGGATGACTTGTTTGATCTTGGAGGTGGGGTTGGTATGCCAATGGGTGCCTACAGCCCTCCGAAAACA GTTTGGCTTCCAGCCATGAAGGGCAAGGGTCTGGAGATATCGGGCACTTTTGCTCGCCGCGCTGGGGTCATCCAAATAGAGATGACCCTCACTAATAAAGCCATGAGTGTCATGAGCGATTTCGCCATTCAGTTTAACAGAAACAG CTTTGGTCTTGCGCCAGCCGGTCCACTCCAAGTTCTCACTCCTCTTAGTCCGAACCAGAGTATTGAAGTAACCCTTCCTCTCAACACCGTGGGGCCTGTCATGAAGATGGATCCTCTCAATAACCTGCAG GTGGCCGTTAAGAACAACATTGACGTCTTCTACTTCAGCTGCCAGTACCCTATCAGCATGTTATTTGTAGAGGACGGGAAGATGG AGCGACAGGTGTTCCTTGCCACATGGAAAGACATTCCCAATGAAAATGAGTCGCAGTTTCAAATCAAAGACTGCCATCTCAATTCAG ATGCAGCCTCCAACAAACTGCAGGGTAGCAACATTTTCACCATAGCCAAGCGTACAGTGGACGGCCAGGACATGCTGTATCAGTCCATGAAGCTGACAAATGGCATATGGGTGCTGGCTGAGTTGCGGGTGCAGGCAGGAAATCCAAACTTTACA GTCTCTCTGAAGTGCAGAGCTCCAGAGGTTTCCCAGTGTGTGTTCCAGGGATACGAGACAGTGCTGAAGAACTGA
- the ap1b1 gene encoding AP-1 complex subunit beta-1 isoform X1, with product MQEWANQLCENRQFGSKMTDSKYFTTTKKGEIFELKAELNSDKKEKKKEAVKKVIASMTVGKDVSALFPDVVNCMQTDNLELKKLVYLYLMNYAKSQPDMAIMAVNTFVKDCEDPNPLIRALAVRTMGCIRVDKITEYLCEPLRKCLKDEDPYVRKTAAVCVAKLHDINAQLVEDQGFLDTLKDLISDSNPMVVANAVAALSEIAESHPNSNLLDLNPQTINKLLTALNECTEWGQIFILDCLANYTPRDDRESQSICERVTPRLSHANSAVVLSAVKVLMKFMEMLPKDLDYYGTLLKKLAPPLVTLLSAEPELQYVALRNINLIVQRRPEILKHEMKVFFVKYNDPIYVKLEKLDIMIRLASQANIAQVLAELKEYATEVDVDFVRKAVRAIGRCAIKVEQSAERCVSTLLDLIQTKVNYVVQEAIVVIKDIFRKYPNKYESVIATLCENLDSLDEPEARAAMIWIVGEYAERIDNADELLESFLEGFHDESTQVQLQLLTAIVKLFLKKPTETQELVQQVLSLATQDSDNPDLRDRGYIYWRLLSTDPVAAKEVVLAEKPLISEETDLIEPTLLEELICHIGTLASVYHKPPSAFVEGSRGVQHKRLPGSAGSGESVESPDTGTAAAVASEAPPAVIPSQGDLLGDLLNLDLTPPTTTGPPPPSSGLQMGAMDLLGGGLDSLMGDESEPVITSRDRLGGDLGGSPAMGTGFGATPAAMPASFNAPVSSGLDDLFDLGGGVGMPMGAYSPPKTVWLPAMKGKGLEISGTFARRAGVIQIEMTLTNKAMSVMSDFAIQFNRNSFGLAPAGPLQVLTPLSPNQSIEVTLPLNTVGPVMKMDPLNNLQVAVKNNIDVFYFSCQYPISMLFVEDGKMERQVFLATWKDIPNENESQFQIKDCHLNSDAASNKLQGSNIFTIAKRTVDGQDMLYQSMKLTNGIWVLAELRVQAGNPNFTVSLKCRAPEVSQCVFQGYETVLKN from the exons ATGCAGGAATGGGCCAACCAGCTATGC GAGAATCGACAATTTGGATCCAAGATGACTGACTCTAAGTATTTCACGACCACCAAGAAAG GTGAAATCTTTGAGCTCAAGGCAGAGCTGAACAGCGataagaaagagaagaagaaggaggctgTGAAGAAGGTCATTGCATCTATGACAGTTGGCAAGGATGTCAG TGCTCTATTCCCAGATGTTGTGAActgcatgcagacagacaacCTGGAACTGAAAAAGCTGGTTTACCTGTATCTGATGAACTATGCAAAGAGCCAGCCAGACATGGCCATCATGGCTGTTAACACCTTTGTGAAG GACTGTGAAGACCCTAATCCTCTTATCCGTGCTCTGGCTGTTCGTACAATGGGCTGCATTCGTGTGGACAAGATTACAGAGTACCTCTGTGAGCCACTTAGGAAATGTCTGAAAGATGAAGACCCATATGTAAGGaagactgctgctgtgtgcgtaGCAAAGCTCCATGATATCAATGCCCAGTTGGTGGAGGACCAGGGCTTCCTGGACACCCTTAAGGACCTCATCTCTGACTCCAACCCTATG GTTGTAGCAAATGCAGTGGCAGCGCTGTCTGAAATAGCAGAGTCTCACCCCAACAGTAACCTACTGGACCTAAACCCTCAGACCATCAATAAGTTACTGACAGCTTTAAATGAGTGTACAGAATGGGGACAGATATTCATTCTTGACTGTCTGGCCAATTACACGCCTCGTGATGATCGTGAGTCCCAAAG CATCTGTGAGCGTGTGACCCCACGACTGTCTCATGCCAACTCTGCAGTGGTTTTGTCAGCAGTAAAAGTTCTAATGAAATTCATGGAGATGCTGCCCAAAGACCTGGATTATTATGGCACTCTGCTCAAGAAGCTCGCCCCTCCACTGGTTACTCTTCTCTCTGCTGAGCCTGAGTTACAATACGTGGCTCTTAGAAACATCAACCTCATTGTACAAAGACG cccTGAAATCCTGAAGCATGAGATGAAGGTTTTCTTTGTAAAGTACAACGATCCAATCTATGTCAAGTTGGAGAAACTGGACATCATGATTCGCCTCGCATCACAGGCTAACATTGCACAG GTCCTGGCAGAGCTGAAGGAATACGCCACTGAGGTGGATGTGGACTTTGTCCGTAAAGCAGTCAGAGCCATTGGCCGCTGTGCCATCAAAGTAGAG CAATCAGCAGAGCGTTGTGTCAGCACTCTGCTAGACCTCATCCAGACCAAGGTGAACTATGTGGTGCAGGAGGCCATTGTGGTAATCAAGGACATCTTCCGCAAGTATCCCAACAA GTATGAGAGCGTCATCGCCACTCTCTGTGAAAACCTGGACTCCCTGGATGAACCGGAGGCACGTGCCGCCATGATCTGGATTGTGGGAGAGTATGCCGAACGCATCGACAATGCTGATGAGCTGCTTGAAAGCTTTTTGGAGGGTTTTCACGATGAAAGCACTCAG GTGCAATTGCAGCTGCTGACGGCAATTGTGAAGTTGTTCTTAAAAAAACCAACTGAGACCCAGGAGCTGGTGCAGCAGGTGCTGAGTCTGGCCACACAG GACTCTGATAACCCAGACCTCAGGGATCGTGGCTACATCTACTGGCGCCTGCTCTCCACCGACCCGGTGGCAGCCAAGGAGGTTGTTCTGGCTGAGAAGCCGCTCATCTCTGAGGAGACTGATCTGATTGAGCCCACACTGCTGGAGGAGCTCATTTGTCACATTGGCACCCTGGCCTCTGTATACCACAAGCCACCAAGTGCCTTTGTGGAGGGCAGCCGTGGAGTTCAGCACAAGAGGCTTCCTGGCAGTGCTGGATC TGGGGAAAGTGTCGAGAGCCCAGACACaggtactgctgctgctgtcgcttcAGAAGCACCCCCTGCTGTCATCCCATCTCAAGGAGACCTCCTGGGAGATCTGCTGAATCTGGATCTGACACCTCCTACTACCACTGGACCTCCACCCCCCTCTTCTGGTTTGCAGATGGGTGCAATGGACCTTCTTGGAGGGGGTTTGGACAGCTTG ATGGGGGATGAGTCTGAGCCGGTAATTACGTCAAGGGACAGG CTTGGGGGAGACCTTGGAGGAAGTCCTGCT ATGGGGACCGGTTTTGGTGCTACTCCAGCTGCGATGCCCGCCTCTTTTAATGCTCCTGTTAGCAGTGGTCTGGATGACTTGTTTGATCTTGGAGGTGGGGTTGGTATGCCAATGGGTGCCTACAGCCCTCCGAAAACA GTTTGGCTTCCAGCCATGAAGGGCAAGGGTCTGGAGATATCGGGCACTTTTGCTCGCCGCGCTGGGGTCATCCAAATAGAGATGACCCTCACTAATAAAGCCATGAGTGTCATGAGCGATTTCGCCATTCAGTTTAACAGAAACAG CTTTGGTCTTGCGCCAGCCGGTCCACTCCAAGTTCTCACTCCTCTTAGTCCGAACCAGAGTATTGAAGTAACCCTTCCTCTCAACACCGTGGGGCCTGTCATGAAGATGGATCCTCTCAATAACCTGCAG GTGGCCGTTAAGAACAACATTGACGTCTTCTACTTCAGCTGCCAGTACCCTATCAGCATGTTATTTGTAGAGGACGGGAAGATGG AGCGACAGGTGTTCCTTGCCACATGGAAAGACATTCCCAATGAAAATGAGTCGCAGTTTCAAATCAAAGACTGCCATCTCAATTCAG ATGCAGCCTCCAACAAACTGCAGGGTAGCAACATTTTCACCATAGCCAAGCGTACAGTGGACGGCCAGGACATGCTGTATCAGTCCATGAAGCTGACAAATGGCATATGGGTGCTGGCTGAGTTGCGGGTGCAGGCAGGAAATCCAAACTTTACA GTCTCTCTGAAGTGCAGAGCTCCAGAGGTTTCCCAGTGTGTGTTCCAGGGATACGAGACAGTGCTGAAGAACTGA
- the ap1b1 gene encoding AP-1 complex subunit beta-1 isoform X3, with the protein MQEWANQLCENRQFGSKMTDSKYFTTTKKGEIFELKAELNSDKKEKKKEAVKKVIASMTVGKDVSALFPDVVNCMQTDNLELKKLVYLYLMNYAKSQPDMAIMAVNTFVKDCEDPNPLIRALAVRTMGCIRVDKITEYLCEPLRKCLKDEDPYVRKTAAVCVAKLHDINAQLVEDQGFLDTLKDLISDSNPMVVANAVAALSEIAESHPNSNLLDLNPQTINKLLTALNECTEWGQIFILDCLANYTPRDDRESQSICERVTPRLSHANSAVVLSAVKVLMKFMEMLPKDLDYYGTLLKKLAPPLVTLLSAEPELQYVALRNINLIVQRRPEILKHEMKVFFVKYNDPIYVKLEKLDIMIRLASQANIAQVLAELKEYATEVDVDFVRKAVRAIGRCAIKVEQSAERCVSTLLDLIQTKVNYVVQEAIVVIKDIFRKYPNKYESVIATLCENLDSLDEPEARAAMIWIVGEYAERIDNADELLESFLEGFHDESTQVQLQLLTAIVKLFLKKPTETQELVQQVLSLATQDSDNPDLRDRGYIYWRLLSTDPVAAKEVVLAEKPLISEETDLIEPTLLEELICHIGTLASVYHKPPSAFVEGSRGVQHKRLPGSAGSGESVESPDTGTAAAVASEAPPAVIPSQGDLLGDLLNLDLTPPTTTGPPPPSSGLQMGAMDLLGGGLDSLLGGDLGGSPAMGTGFGATPAAMPASFNAPVSSGLDDLFDLGGGVGMPMGAYSPPKTVWLPAMKGKGLEISGTFARRAGVIQIEMTLTNKAMSVMSDFAIQFNRNSFGLAPAGPLQVLTPLSPNQSIEVTLPLNTVGPVMKMDPLNNLQVAVKNNIDVFYFSCQYPISMLFVEDGKMERQVFLATWKDIPNENESQFQIKDCHLNSDAASNKLQGSNIFTIAKRTVDGQDMLYQSMKLTNGIWVLAELRVQAGNPNFTVSLKCRAPEVSQCVFQGYETVLKN; encoded by the exons ATGCAGGAATGGGCCAACCAGCTATGC GAGAATCGACAATTTGGATCCAAGATGACTGACTCTAAGTATTTCACGACCACCAAGAAAG GTGAAATCTTTGAGCTCAAGGCAGAGCTGAACAGCGataagaaagagaagaagaaggaggctgTGAAGAAGGTCATTGCATCTATGACAGTTGGCAAGGATGTCAG TGCTCTATTCCCAGATGTTGTGAActgcatgcagacagacaacCTGGAACTGAAAAAGCTGGTTTACCTGTATCTGATGAACTATGCAAAGAGCCAGCCAGACATGGCCATCATGGCTGTTAACACCTTTGTGAAG GACTGTGAAGACCCTAATCCTCTTATCCGTGCTCTGGCTGTTCGTACAATGGGCTGCATTCGTGTGGACAAGATTACAGAGTACCTCTGTGAGCCACTTAGGAAATGTCTGAAAGATGAAGACCCATATGTAAGGaagactgctgctgtgtgcgtaGCAAAGCTCCATGATATCAATGCCCAGTTGGTGGAGGACCAGGGCTTCCTGGACACCCTTAAGGACCTCATCTCTGACTCCAACCCTATG GTTGTAGCAAATGCAGTGGCAGCGCTGTCTGAAATAGCAGAGTCTCACCCCAACAGTAACCTACTGGACCTAAACCCTCAGACCATCAATAAGTTACTGACAGCTTTAAATGAGTGTACAGAATGGGGACAGATATTCATTCTTGACTGTCTGGCCAATTACACGCCTCGTGATGATCGTGAGTCCCAAAG CATCTGTGAGCGTGTGACCCCACGACTGTCTCATGCCAACTCTGCAGTGGTTTTGTCAGCAGTAAAAGTTCTAATGAAATTCATGGAGATGCTGCCCAAAGACCTGGATTATTATGGCACTCTGCTCAAGAAGCTCGCCCCTCCACTGGTTACTCTTCTCTCTGCTGAGCCTGAGTTACAATACGTGGCTCTTAGAAACATCAACCTCATTGTACAAAGACG cccTGAAATCCTGAAGCATGAGATGAAGGTTTTCTTTGTAAAGTACAACGATCCAATCTATGTCAAGTTGGAGAAACTGGACATCATGATTCGCCTCGCATCACAGGCTAACATTGCACAG GTCCTGGCAGAGCTGAAGGAATACGCCACTGAGGTGGATGTGGACTTTGTCCGTAAAGCAGTCAGAGCCATTGGCCGCTGTGCCATCAAAGTAGAG CAATCAGCAGAGCGTTGTGTCAGCACTCTGCTAGACCTCATCCAGACCAAGGTGAACTATGTGGTGCAGGAGGCCATTGTGGTAATCAAGGACATCTTCCGCAAGTATCCCAACAA GTATGAGAGCGTCATCGCCACTCTCTGTGAAAACCTGGACTCCCTGGATGAACCGGAGGCACGTGCCGCCATGATCTGGATTGTGGGAGAGTATGCCGAACGCATCGACAATGCTGATGAGCTGCTTGAAAGCTTTTTGGAGGGTTTTCACGATGAAAGCACTCAG GTGCAATTGCAGCTGCTGACGGCAATTGTGAAGTTGTTCTTAAAAAAACCAACTGAGACCCAGGAGCTGGTGCAGCAGGTGCTGAGTCTGGCCACACAG GACTCTGATAACCCAGACCTCAGGGATCGTGGCTACATCTACTGGCGCCTGCTCTCCACCGACCCGGTGGCAGCCAAGGAGGTTGTTCTGGCTGAGAAGCCGCTCATCTCTGAGGAGACTGATCTGATTGAGCCCACACTGCTGGAGGAGCTCATTTGTCACATTGGCACCCTGGCCTCTGTATACCACAAGCCACCAAGTGCCTTTGTGGAGGGCAGCCGTGGAGTTCAGCACAAGAGGCTTCCTGGCAGTGCTGGATC TGGGGAAAGTGTCGAGAGCCCAGACACaggtactgctgctgctgtcgcttcAGAAGCACCCCCTGCTGTCATCCCATCTCAAGGAGACCTCCTGGGAGATCTGCTGAATCTGGATCTGACACCTCCTACTACCACTGGACCTCCACCCCCCTCTTCTGGTTTGCAGATGGGTGCAATGGACCTTCTTGGAGGGGGTTTGGACAGCTTG CTTGGGGGAGACCTTGGAGGAAGTCCTGCT ATGGGGACCGGTTTTGGTGCTACTCCAGCTGCGATGCCCGCCTCTTTTAATGCTCCTGTTAGCAGTGGTCTGGATGACTTGTTTGATCTTGGAGGTGGGGTTGGTATGCCAATGGGTGCCTACAGCCCTCCGAAAACA GTTTGGCTTCCAGCCATGAAGGGCAAGGGTCTGGAGATATCGGGCACTTTTGCTCGCCGCGCTGGGGTCATCCAAATAGAGATGACCCTCACTAATAAAGCCATGAGTGTCATGAGCGATTTCGCCATTCAGTTTAACAGAAACAG CTTTGGTCTTGCGCCAGCCGGTCCACTCCAAGTTCTCACTCCTCTTAGTCCGAACCAGAGTATTGAAGTAACCCTTCCTCTCAACACCGTGGGGCCTGTCATGAAGATGGATCCTCTCAATAACCTGCAG GTGGCCGTTAAGAACAACATTGACGTCTTCTACTTCAGCTGCCAGTACCCTATCAGCATGTTATTTGTAGAGGACGGGAAGATGG AGCGACAGGTGTTCCTTGCCACATGGAAAGACATTCCCAATGAAAATGAGTCGCAGTTTCAAATCAAAGACTGCCATCTCAATTCAG ATGCAGCCTCCAACAAACTGCAGGGTAGCAACATTTTCACCATAGCCAAGCGTACAGTGGACGGCCAGGACATGCTGTATCAGTCCATGAAGCTGACAAATGGCATATGGGTGCTGGCTGAGTTGCGGGTGCAGGCAGGAAATCCAAACTTTACA GTCTCTCTGAAGTGCAGAGCTCCAGAGGTTTCCCAGTGTGTGTTCCAGGGATACGAGACAGTGCTGAAGAACTGA